The DNA region TGTGTACTTATCTGGAGATGGGAGGCATCGATGTCAGGGATCGGTCTGTGATTGAGCTGGGAGCTGGAACCGGATTGGTGGGAATAGTGGCCACGTTATTAGGTAAGGGcctcttttgtttgcttgtttaaagTGGTTTACAACTGTAGTAAAACTAGCACTTTTACATCCACATGCCTGGTATAGAAGTTAGCACCAAAGCTACATATGTGAACTGTGATGTTTCCTGTCTGAGtcatcttcctttcttgttAGACTTGAGAGCCTGCTGCGTTATTTATTGTAGTGATGGTGCCACTGCAGTTTACTTTATGACGGGACCCTGTTACCATGGTACTCAGCTCAGCACCATTCAGTCCTGCAGCTATTCTCCCCCAAGGAGCAACTGCTGTGCTTGCCATCTTCCACTTCTCCTCATACACAGCACAGATAAAAGCTACAGACAGAAATCACTCTCTGAGCTTGTGTAGGCCTTGTTAGCCTATCTTGCAGACAGGGAAGCCAGAGTCTGGAGAAATGAAGTGATTTGCCTGTGATCTGTCTGTGGCTGAAGCAGGGATTGTTGAATTTGTTGAATATGTTGAATTTGTGCTAACTGTCCCAGGTTAACTTTGTAATTCAAAGCTCTAGTGGCTGTGGAAGGTGTCTAGTGcctactgaaataataaaaccaaagcagttTGAGAAAATACAATCATGCCATGCAAAATCACACAGGCATAACTTTTGCTGTGAAAGAGGCTTTCTAGCTGCCTCTCTTCTACTGAACAAATAGGGAATTTGAGCAGGTTAGTTCTAACAATCCATGTAACTTATTCTGTTGTCACCTGTGGAAAGGCAGAAAGTAACTCCTCTAATTTCATGCACTAAGAAAAAGCTCTGGAAAACACTTTCTGTTTCCCACCCAACTTAATCTTCATGTGGAGTACACTTTATATTCTTAAGTGACTGGTGAAGGGTGGGATGTATATAGATAGTGGGCTTTTTACTTGTTTagtccttttgtttgtttgttttaaatcaggCAGCTCAGGGGAGTTGTTAATGTTTGACAGGAACTGAGGAGCCTGCTTGACTTAGAGCATTGTATTCCAAATGCTGTATTTATGGACACTGACTATTTGTCTAAGACATATACTCCTGTACCGCTTAGGTGCTCATGTTACCATCACAGACAGGGCGGCAGCACTGGAGTTTCTGGAGTCAAATGTACAGGCTAACTTACCCTCTGAACTACGTCCGAGAGCTGTGGTGAAGGAGCTGACCTGGGGAAAAGACCTGGCTAACTTCCCTCCAGGAGCGTTTGACTTCATCCTGGGTGCAGACATCGTTTATCTGGAAGAAACCTTTGCAGAACTGCTTCAGACGCTGGAGCACCTGTGCTCAGCTCAAACTGTGATTCTTCTTTCCTGTCGTATCCGCTATGAACGGGATCACAAGTTCTTAAAGATGCTGAGAAGCCGTTTCTCTGTATATGAGGTCCACTATGATTCCAGTAAAGATGTTCATATCTACAAAGCACAGCAGGGTAGTTGCAAGGATGACTTTTGACTCTATGCTTTGTTAGTAAACCACTGATGCTGTTCAGTCCTCCCCTTGTTTTACTCAATACACTTGTTCCTAAGCATATAATTGCAGTTGTGTTATTTCACTGGCTTCTTATTGTGATGATCTTGTCTGATCACTTGGTCTGATACAGCAAGGATTGTACTTAAGTTCTGCATATTGAACCCCTGCCTCATTTCTCAGTAGAGTTGTATAGGGTCTTCCACTGACTTTTTATCAAATATCATTTTTGAAACTGATTTAATTTGCAGAAATCTCAAGGCATCAAAAATGTCATCAAAAGGTCTGTTGTTTAAAATCAAACCACGCTTAAATTTCTGTGGGAAACTTAAAAGTAGATTAgagtggtggttttttttcccttatcaCATCCTTaacttcagaaaagtaaaagtggATGAAATATAAGCTAAGACTCCAGCTTTAAATGCTTTAACTCTTCATGCCTTCTGCATCTTAAAAGTTGTGGTAAAAGAAGCTACTTAAAGGCAAACCAACAAAGGCAGGTGCTATAAAGTTGTCCTGTTGCCATCACTGCTGAATTGAAGAGGCATAGGGAAACAGAACAGGATCTGGGcttggggtgggatggggtgtAGGTTCAGAATCAATACTGCAGTGTAAGCCAACTTACAAGTCAGTGGTGTTTTTACCTGACTTGCAAGCGTGAAGGCTATGCCTGCAGTACCGATGCAGTCGTGGTTTTTGGGCTGTCCCTAACAAGGTAACTTTCCCTTGCACAGATAGAGGCTCCCTGGAGCAGATACACATGTACATTtgccaccagggaaagtgcAACAAGGAGACTCAAACTGTTCCTTAAATATCAAAACAGTCCTTGTCTCTCACAGTACTACTTTCTGCCTTTGTGGCTCACTCCGAGAGCTGTTATTTGGGAGAGGAGGGTACTGCCACAAAGTCTTTGTAGCTGCGTGAGTACTTATTCTCGTCTTACTTGGGACCTGAGGCCAGTGTCTAGATTTCAGCATGCTCTCTGTGCACAGTAGTGGTTAGACGCTGTTCTAAGTAACTGAATTCATACCTTGAGCTTGTAAAAACAACTCTGGGTATTTATCCCATGAGATCCTAAGTGAAAAATGCTGCAGCCTGGAATCTGGCTcgcaccagcagcagccttccttctctttctagTGGTGGAAGAATGAAACTGGTGAAAACAATGTGATAACAGAAGACAGCTATGCTTCTAAATGCAGGAATTGCTGTAGtacttttttttggtggatgtggaactttttttttctttaaacaactTACAAAGCCCCAGGTCAGGTTCAGGCTCTAGGTGTGTGCATGTCATTGGCACTGGCAACAGGaaacaccagcagctgcttcagctcATGGATGTTAAGAGttcttttttacttctgcttcCATCAAACTTCCTAACAAACTTTCCATGTGTCTTTTCCAAGATGCATGGGGTACACGGTCCAGAAGTGATGTGCAGGCTGTAATCTGGAAACGACACATTTATCACTACAGCTCTCATGAAGGAGGCCCGAAGGTCTTGTGCCTCATGCCTGGTGCGCCTCTTGTGTGTTTTCAGCTCAGTTCCTTGCTTGGCTCTGGACTCGGCCTGAGAGTTGCTGCTCTAAAACGCTTGCTTACAACAGTATCCTCAGAAGCCACATGGTGTCACTAAAACAGTACTTAGGCAGCTGGCTGGGAATTTGCAGTCTGAAACGAGAGCTGAAGTCTCTTTGAGGGAAGGAAGACAGcacctttaattaaaaaacagaacacagtgTGAGCTTTAACGTGCTAGACATGGCTTTTTCTGTCCTATGAACTGGGTGAACAACggttgaaaaaaaattaggagtAGGACTTTCTCTACAGTCTAGTTTTTGCAGTATGGCTGTAAATTCTCACcactcctcttccttttcctccccactgGTGTTCCCTTGTCTCTGAGCTTGGCTGTGGTCACTGTATGTTAGGCTActccagggctggagctggcagaaCGCAGTGTGCTGGTGGTTGGGCTTGTGAGCGCGTGTGACTTGGTCCGTGGGGAGAACCTGCTACCTGGCTGTCCTCAGCCCTTGCAAGAGGCTGCAGCTTGCAGTACTGACAGCCTTAGCAGCTTGCACTGTTGTCAGTAGGAACATGCTTAAAAAGCCTGCTTAAACAGCACAGAATAAAGCCCGGTGTAATATAGACTAAAGCCTAGTGCAGAAACCTAGGCACTTTTAAGAAGGGGGCTTTGCTCCAGGCCTTGCTTTGATGATAGGGAAAGTtttgtacttttaaaacaaatcagttTAATTGCACTTAATGGTTTAGCAGCTTTCAGCATCTGTTTTCCCATTGCTGCTGTTACAGCCCATAGCGTTCCTCTGAGAGCAGGCACCTGCTAGAAGAGACCAGGCTTGGCTTCTTTTGCTGTGTTGCTGTTGCAGCAAGCCGTATGCTAGCCTGGAGGGTATGTTTGAAGGCTGAAGCAAATGCTACTGCTCCTAAGTAAATACTTGTGGCAAAAAGCGTGAGGTGACACCAGCAGCTCAGGCGAGTGCCTTGCCCCTGACCTGCAGAGCTGAGTTCTGGGTGGCCCCTCCCCACCTCAGCAAGTGGCAACCCCTCAAGGGGGACACCTTTTCCTCCGACTGCTGTTGGGGTGCGGGCGCTCCTTTAGATTTATGAGACCAGACCCAGGAATATTGTGCTTAGTCCACCACTACAAGCACATTTGTTCTGGTTGCTCTTTAAACTAGTGTTCAGGGGCAGGCATCAACCATGAGAACGTAACTGCTGAAACCTGCAGCCCATTCCTGCTGGGTAGCACTAACAGGGAGATGTTGGGAGTGAACCATACCTCCACGATGACACCTGTGAACTCTGGTGTCTGGAGCCTTTGGTCCCAGGTGAGCTTCTGCTCTAGTATGAGATGAAGCACGGTAGtgcttcagcagctgcttggcAGTTACGCTGACACCCTGCCCAAGTGCTTTCTATCACCCTGTTCATCTCAGCACTGGAGCAGTCGGTGTGATTCTCCTTGGAGTGGTTCCATTGCATTGGTCCTGTTTTGTAACAGATGATGTGAACTCAGCTGTAGGGAGGATGTGTTTGGGCATGGGTCCCCGAGTAGTGGGGCAATGCATAAATTGTCtcttgagaaataaaatacccTAGGGAGAGGATCCAAGTCACAGGGAAGTGACCAGATAAGACATGAACATGCTGTGAGATTGTGAAACCATCCCTGAAACATGCCACTCTGCAAGGGAACAAACTTTTCTAAAATGTCATTGCAGCTAAAGTCATGTTTGATTAAGACACAGGGTATGAAATTCAGCTCTGCATCTTAGGGACAAAGAGCTTCAAGGTGCAGCAGTGTCAGAAGAATCAGGTTTGCCAGCTGACCTACTGACTGCACAGGGACCTGTGCTACCAAATTCTTTTCCGTGCAAAATTCAAGCCAAACTGCATTTTTGTCTCACAGACTAACCCCTGTTTGGGATTCTCCCTCATTACCGAGATGCAGATTTTTCTGAGCAATACGTGAATGGCATTATGAAAGCGCTCAGCTGTGAAAACCACAAAATCCCAGCCATAATGAGCTGACCTTACTGCTTCCCCTTCATTTCACTGGAGGTGTGTTTACCTCAGCGCTGAATTTGTTCTTCTGGCTTCCATCCCGGTGTTTGGATCCAGCCTTGCAGATTACATAATAGGGTTGTGATCcttgcagtgtttgctgccttctgttctgctctgttATTAACATCCGTAGTACATGGTTTACAGGAATGCTTAGAAGTGAGAAAGCATATTTAAACTGCAAAAGGGAAAAGTCTTTCACACATTATTGAACAAGAGAACTAACTGCCACCAGAATGGGTCCTGAAaagcaggtttaaaaaaattagaagtggaagaaaaactttgtttttcaggacTTAACCTCTCCCTAATCTAATTCACTttaattaagattaaaaaagcCTTCCCTTTGGGGAAAACATCTCATGAATACTTACAGCAGGCCACAGATCATGAGAGGACACCATAGTCTGCTTAAAATACACCTTTTCCCATATTCCTATCTAGCTACCATCTGCCACTAAATTAGTGTAAATGGAACATCCTGCTTAAAAAAGAGACTTTGTagagtttttaaaagcatgtttatgTGACTGCACATAAATGTTTGTGTAAAAAGGGAGTTATGACAGTTTATACCACAAAGGttacagtaagaaaaatcacttctttATGACAGTAATTCACAAATTCACAAGAATCACTTTAATATACAAAGCAATTACTACCATTCTGAAACACAAAGCAGCTAATATGTACATAGTGTTAATAAAATGCATTATAACccagtacaatttttttttaaaacacagaaaaagcacaaaaaaataagtaaaaaaaaaccaaaacacaacgGGGATGTTTCTAGATTTTTTGGGAGATGTTCTCCCCCAATAATGGATTTTCGTTTAGTCTTTTAACTTCCACAAGTATGTGGGAGTCGAGCTCAAATACCCTGTTCTGTGC from Falco biarmicus isolate bFalBia1 chromosome 8, bFalBia1.pri, whole genome shotgun sequence includes:
- the METTL21A gene encoding protein N-lysine methyltransferase METTL21A isoform X1 encodes the protein MALVPYEEGAGWGARQLHSPSATHRFASRTIRLRQDWRRLGVAAVVWDAAVVLCTYLEMGGIDVRDRSVIELGAGTGLVGIVATLLGAHVTITDRAAALEFLESNVQANLPSELRPRAVVKELTWGKDLANFPPGAFDFILGADIVYLEETFAELLQTLEHLCSAQTVILLSCRIRYERDHKFLKMLRSRFSVYEVHYDSSKDVHIYKAQQGSCKDDF
- the METTL21A gene encoding protein N-lysine methyltransferase METTL21A isoform X2; the protein is MALVPYEEGAGWGARQLHSPSATHRFASRTIRLRQDWRRLGVAAVVWDAAVVLCTYLEMGGIDVRDRSVIELGAGTGLVGIVATLLDLEHCIPNAVFMDTDYLSKTYTPVPLRCSCYHHRQGGSTGVSGVKCTG